The window ATGTCCTGATCAGAACTTTTGACGGTGATATGGAAGACTTCCAGACCATTCAAAATATCTTCAATTCCTTCTCAGATATAGACGGTTTGATAATGGATGTTCGTTCCAATCGGGGCGGCATGATTTCCAATACAGAAGTCATTTTAGATCAACTAACAGATGCCTCCTATCAGGTTTGTCAATTTCGGTATCGAAATGGCCCTTTCCATTCGGATTTTTCACCTTGGATCAATTATAGGATTGAACCGGAAAATAACACAACTGCTTTTCAACAACCAGTCATGGTGTTGACCAACCGTCATTGCTTTAGTGCCTGCGAATGGTTTGTTATGTCTGCCAGTGCATTACCACAGGTCACAGTTATTGGAGATACTACAGGTGGCGGAAGTGGTCGTCCTATCTTACGGGAGCTCCCAAACGGTTGGCTTCTCAGGGTTTCCAATACACAGACAATATTGCCTTCAGGAAAAGACTTCCAGTTTACAGGGCTTTCGCCTGATATTCCTGTCTCGATCACTGCTCAGGATGCACTGAAAAACAAAGACACCATACTGGAAACCACAATCAGCACACTAAAAGAAAAGGTAGATTGAAGTATTTTTACTTCAATCTATTTGCTGTGGATAAAGCCTGCTTCTTGTTTAAGGGCTTCCAAGCCGAAGACCAGATAAACAAAAGGTGCGTTCCAATTGATTGCAATTTCATTGGAGGCATAAGAAGCAACAACATCTACATAAGCTTCATCAGGATAGTCAGATGGGTATTGGCAATTATCCTGTTTTCCTGGGTTTGGTCCACCGACCAGCAGTCCGGGAACAGGAGCATCTACCTGATCCGAAACTGATAATCTATGATGAGGATTCATTGGGGATTGACTTCCAAATCCGGTCAGGAACGAATACCCTGTTGCATTTCTTCCCAACAGGTAATCCAGATTTGCCAAGGCCAGCTCCAGATACTTTAGTTCATTTGTCAGATGGTAAGCCTGAATCAAAGCGATACCTTGGTTGGCCGCTACAGCATTGCTTCCCCACTCAAAATCTTTTACTGAACCTCCCATTACAACCTGATAAGGATTCGAGTTTCCCTGTTGTACCAACTCATCAGCAAAATCAACAACCAACTTCCTTACCTTTTTCAGCATGGTAGGATTATCCAGTGCATGCTCATTCCGAAGCATGGAATAGTAACCCAACATGGCTACCTGTCCCCAAGAAGGCAATACAGACTTTTCCTCTATTTTACCTATAAGGTATTCACCATATGTTGCTTTTGAGGTCGT of the Limibacter armeniacum genome contains:
- a CDS encoding S41 family peptidase yields the protein MKKLIFLCLLMLLGCEDPFYTKQQDNPEYIFETFWEELDRHYAFFAYTDLDWSALYKEYREKVTPATSEDELFHIFDTILDSLNDPHTILFAPRGTAGPVDYFNQFNTNQIDSIQHYFSTYEVINQTFEVGRIKDTNFGYVLIRTFDGDMEDFQTIQNIFNSFSDIDGLIMDVRSNRGGMISNTEVILDQLTDASYQVCQFRYRNGPFHSDFSPWINYRIEPENNTTAFQQPVMVLTNRHCFSACEWFVMSASALPQVTVIGDTTGGGSGRPILRELPNGWLLRVSNTQTILPSGKDFQFTGLSPDIPVSITAQDALKNKDTILETTISTLKEKVD